The genomic segment TAAATACGCAAATGCGGAAGGCCCACCTCCGAAAAATTTCAGAACAGGCTGAGTTCCCAACAGAAAAAAGAAAAGGCAAACAAGAACAGTGAGAATATAAGAACTGATCTGGTCTCTTCCAAAAGAAGAAAGAAAGATCCCAAGGCTGATATAGGCTCCTCCGAGAAATATACAACCAAGGTAGCCTGCAAATACGATCCCTAAATCTAAATCTCCAAAAGCCCAGATAAAAAACGGGATAGAGGCGCTTAGACAAACGGTGGATCCTAAAAACGCCCAAGCTGCCAAAAACTTTGCGCCTACGATTTCCCATTTAGAGATTGGCAAAGTGAATAAGATCTCTAAACTTCCCGATTTTTTTTCTTCGGACCAAAGCCTCATTGTGATCGCAGGAACAAATACAACGAATAAAAGGGGAGTCCATACGAAATATTCTTCCATACCTGCAACTTTTCTATCCCAGAAAGAGCCTTCTCCCAATCCATAAAAGAATAAGAAGGAGGATAAGAATAGGTAAAGTATAGAGAAAACGTAGCCAATCGGTGTATTAAAATAACTAGCCCATTCTTTTTTAAAAACGGCGACGAGTCCTGGAGGCAGGTTGAGAAGTTTCATATTTTAACCGGAAACCAGATCCTGGAAAACGGATTCTAAGGACTTTTGGGAAATCTTATATTCTAAAATTGGAAAGGATTCCTTTCGAAGGACCTCAAAAATTTCCTCCGGTTTAAGAGAAGATTCCAATCTGAATTTGGTATATTCTCCTTCTTTTTCGGAAGAGAGAATTTGGATATTCTTACCTTCTAAAACTTTTCCCAAAATTTCCTTACTTATTTTAGCAGTTAGAAGGACAGAATCTGATCTTTTAAATTCAGAAACAGGAAGATCAGCAACTAAGTTTCCTTTATGTAAGACTAATGCATGATCGCAAGTTTCTTCCACTTCTGAAAGGATATGAGTGGATAATAATACTATTTTATCTTTTCCTAAATTTCGGAGTACATCTCTGAAATGAGAAATTTGGATAGGATCTAAACCGGAGCTAGGTTCATCTAAAACGATCCAATCCGGATCATGGAGTAGTGCCCCAGCTAATGCCAATCTTTGTCTTGTACCTTTGGACAAAATTCCCGCTAAAGAAAAGGTTTGGGACCTTAAATCACAAATATCTAATACTTCTTTTTTTCTTTTTTTGAAAAAGGAAGTTTCCATCCCTCTTGCATTTCCTATAAAATCCAAATATTCTCCCACAGTCATATCCGGATAGATCGCTGAAGATTCCGGGAGGTAACCTAATCTTTGTTTTATAGTTTGTGGGTCTTTTTCTAAATAGACTCCGTCGAGAGATACGGAACCTTTATCCGGTTGTACAAATCCCGTGAGAATTCTGAGAGCAGTTGTTTTACCTGCACCATTAGGTCCTAGTAAACCTGTGATCCTATTTTTTGGAATGGAGAAATTCAGATTAGAAATCGCGACTTTTCCAAAATAGGATTTAGAAAGATCGGATACGTGAAGAGAGGCCACGAAAGTTATTCTTTCGGGCCTAAACGCCTATGCAACTTTTTTTCCCGGGATTTATGCCTTGATGCGGAGCATTGTATCCACTTTGAATTTACGAAGTACATCCATTAGAGTAGGTTGAAGATTCACCACCTCTAATTTCACTCCGAAATGATCCAAAAGGTTTCTAAGTGTGAGTAGTTTTGCAACACCGCTGGAAGTAATTTTTTTAGTTGGGGTCATGTCCAAGGTTAAGTTTTGGATATGTGCCCTGGAAGCCTGCTCCGAAATTTCATCAAAGACTTTTTCGTATCCGTCCAGAAGTTGATTTTCGAAACGAACGATTCCGTGTTTATTTTGTATCGTTAATTTGGCCATAGGTAACAGCTTGTTTAATAAGATAGACTCTTAAAACTCGAGCATCCCAACAATAAAACAGGGTAGGAACTCCAAGTCCTATTATCCAAACAAGCGGCTCAAATTTTTCGGCACATAAAATTCCAATAATTCGCCTTGGGAAAAATTTCCCAGGCCTCATAATCTGAGCCAATTCCTAGAATTTCGAGGCCTGAATTTTGTAGTAACTTCGACCAAGTTTCAAGCGGATAGGCCCTGTGAAAATGTTCCTCCAGCTCTGAAATCCCAGGCCCAGAAAATTCCAAACTGGTCTTTAAAACGGAAGTTTCCGGATCGAATTCGTTCTTCCAGACTAGTTTTGTCTTCCCATGGGTCTCTTTCAGGACCTTATTCTGAAAATTTTTTCGAAAATTTTCAGAGGTGCTTACATCAAAAAAGAAGACCCCATCCTTCTCCAAAACTTCCGAAACTTGGGCAAATACCTGGGAGAGTTCCTTTTCACTTTGGAAATAATTTAGAGTGTCATGCACTGAGAAAATCAGATCAAAAGACTTATTGAGTTTCGGGAAGGACTTAAGATCCCCTAATTTACGGACCCCTCTGATTTGCTCAGAATCGGCGATTTGAAGCATTTCAGGAGAATTATCGATTCCCCAAAGTTCTGTAGAAGAAGGTAGAAATTTCCAAATTTTGCAGGTGCCGCAACCCAAATCTAATGCGATTTTTGGGTGGATTTTTTGGGTTCCGATTTGGTAAGATTCCAAAATCATCTTAGCCCAGTCACGATAAGGTGCCC from the Leptospira andrefontaineae genome contains:
- a CDS encoding ABC transporter permease subunit; translated protein: MKLLNLPPGLVAVFKKEWASYFNTPIGYVFSILYLFLSSFLFFYGLGEGSFWDRKVAGMEEYFVWTPLLFVVFVPAITMRLWSEEKKSGSLEILFTLPISKWEIVGAKFLAAWAFLGSTVCLSASIPFFIWAFGDLDLGIVFAGYLGCIFLGGAYISLGIFLSSFGRDQISSYILTVLVCLFFFLLGTQPVLKFFGGGPSAFAYLFALSSHFESFRLGILDISDTLYFLSFISANLAANIFFLRRNYP
- a CDS encoding ABC transporter ATP-binding protein: MASLHVSDLSKSYFGKVAISNLNFSIPKNRITGLLGPNGAGKTTALRILTGFVQPDKGSVSLDGVYLEKDPQTIKQRLGYLPESSAIYPDMTVGEYLDFIGNARGMETSFFKKRKKEVLDICDLRSQTFSLAGILSKGTRQRLALAGALLHDPDWIVLDEPSSGLDPIQISHFRDVLRNLGKDKIVLLSTHILSEVEETCDHALVLHKGNLVADLPVSEFKRSDSVLLTAKISKEILGKVLEGKNIQILSSEKEGEYTKFRLESSLKPEEIFEVLRKESFPILEYKISQKSLESVFQDLVSG
- a CDS encoding STAS domain-containing protein, which codes for MAKLTIQNKHGIVRFENQLLDGYEKVFDEISEQASRAHIQNLTLDMTPTKKITSSGVAKLLTLRNLLDHFGVKLEVVNLQPTLMDVLRKFKVDTMLRIKA
- a CDS encoding class I SAM-dependent DNA methyltransferase, whose product is MDRNTREQGNKSRIISPIPKKRPYTAFAGIYDGVMKRAPYRDWAKMILESYQIGTQKIHPKIALDLGCGTCKIWKFLPSSTELWGIDNSPEMLQIADSEQIRGVRKLGDLKSFPKLNKSFDLIFSVHDTLNYFQSEKELSQVFAQVSEVLEKDGVFFFDVSTSENFRKNFQNKVLKETHGKTKLVWKNEFDPETSVLKTSLEFSGPGISELEEHFHRAYPLETWSKLLQNSGLEILGIGSDYEAWEIFPKANYWNFMCRKI